The following proteins are co-located in the Mus pahari chromosome 14, PAHARI_EIJ_v1.1, whole genome shotgun sequence genome:
- the Erbb2 gene encoding receptor tyrosine-protein kinase erbB-2 isoform X2 translates to MELAAWCRWGFLLALLPPGAASTHVCTGTDMKLRFPASPETHLDMLRHLYQGCQVVQGNLELTYLPANASLSFLQDIQEVQGYMLIAHNRVRHIPLQRLRIVRGTQLFEDKYALAVLDNRDPLDNVTAAPGRTPEGLRELRLRSLTEILKGGVLIRGNPQLCYQDMVLWKDVLRKNNQLAPVDVDTNRSRACPPCAPTCKDNHCWGESPEDCQILTGTICTSGCARCKGRLPTDCCHEQCAAGCTGPKHSDCLACLHFNHSGICELHCPALITYNTDTFESMLNPEGRYTFGASCVTTCPYNYLSTEVGSCTLVCPPNNQEVTAEDGTQRCEKCSKPCAEVCYGLGMEHLRGARAITSDNIQEFAGCKKIFGSLAFLPESFDGNPSSGIAPLKPEHLQVFETLEEITGYLYISAWPESLQDLSVFQNLRVIRGRILHDGAYSLTLQGLGIHSLGLRSLRELGSGLALIHRNTHLCFVHTVPWDQLFRNPHQALLHSGNRPEEACGLEGLVCNSLCAHGYCWGPGPTQCVNCSQFLRGQECVEECRVWKGLPREYVSGKHCLPCHPECQPQNSSETCFGSEADQCAACAHYKDSSFCVARCPSGVKPDLSYMPIWKYPDEEGICQPCPINCTHSCVDLDERGCPAEQRASPVTFIIATVVGVLLFLIIVVVIGILIKRRRQKIRKYTMRRLLQETELVEPLTPSGAVPNQAQMRILKETELRKLKVLGSGAFGTVYKGIWIPDGENVKIPVAIKVLRENTSPKANKEILDEAYVMAGVGSPYVSRLLGICLTSTVQLVTQLMPYGCLLDHVREHRGRLGSQDLLNWCVQIAKGMSYLEDVRLVHRDLAARNVLVKSPNHVKITDFGLARLLDIDETEYHADGGKVPIKWMALESILRRRFTHQSDVWSYGVTVWELMTFGAKPYDGIPAREIPDLLEKGERLPQPPVCTIDVYMIMVKCWMIDSECRPRFRELVSEFSRMARDPQRFVVIQNEDLGPSSPMDSTFYRSLLEDDDMGELVDAEEYLVPQQGFFSPDPAPGTGSTAHRRHRSSSARSGGGELTLGLEPSEEEPPRSPLAPSEGAGSDVFDGDLAVGVTKGLQSLSPHDLSPLQRYSEDPTLPLPPETDGYVAPLACSPQPEYVNQPEVRPQPPMTPEGPPPPVRPAGATLERPKTLSPGKNGVVKDVFAFGGAVENPEYLAPREGTASQPRPSPAFSPAFDNLYYWDQNSSEQGPPPSTFEGTPTAENPEYLGLDVPV, encoded by the exons ATGGAGCTGGCGGCCTGGTGCCGTTGGGGGTTCCTCCTCGCCCTCCTGCCCCCCGGAGCCGCGAGTACCCATG TGTGTACCGGCACAGACATGAAGTTGCGGTTCCCTGCCAGTCCTGAGACCCACCTGGACATGCTCCGCCACCTCTACCAGGGCTGTCAGGTGGTGCAGGGCAACTTGGAACTTACGTACCTGCCCGCCAATGCCAGCCTCTCGTTCCTGCAG GacatccaggaagtccagggATACATGCTCATCGCTCACAACCGAGTGAGGCACATCCCACTGCAGAGGCTGCGCATCGTGAGAGGGACTCAGCTCTTCGAGGACAAGTACGCCCTAGCTGTGCTAGACAACCGAGATCCTTTGGACAACGTCACCGCCGCCCCAGGCAGAACCCCAGAAGGGCTGCGGGAGCTGCGGCTGCGAAGTCTCACAG AGATCCTGAAGGGAGGAGTTTTGATCCGTGGGAACCCGCAGCTCTGCTACCAGGACATGGTTTTGTGGAAGGATGTCCTCCGCAAGAATAACCAGCTGGCTCCTGTCGACGTAGACACCAATCGTTCCCGGGCCT GTCCACCTTGCGCCCCAACTTGCAAAGACAATCACTGTTGGGGTGAGAGCCCTGAAGACTGTCAGATCT TGACTGGCACCATCTGTACCAGTGGCTGTGCCCGGTGCAAGGGCCGGCTGCCCACTGACTGTTGCCACGAGCAGTGTGCTGCAGGCTGCACGGGCCCCAAGCATTCTGACTGCCTG GCCTGCCTCCACTTCAATCATAGTGGTATCTGTGAGCTGCACTGCCCGGCCCTCATCACCTACAACACAGACACCTTCGAGTCCATGCTCAACCCTGAGGGCCGCTACACCTTTGGTGCCAGCTGTGTGACCACCTGCCCCT ACAACTACCTCTCCACGGAAGTGGGATCCTGCACTCTGGTCTGTCCCCCGAACAACCAAGAGGTCACAGCTGAGGACGGGACACAGCGGTGTGAGAAATGCAGCAAGCCCTGTGCTGAAG TGTGCTATGGTTTGGGCATGGAGCACCTCCGAGGGGCCAGGGCCATCACCAGTGACAATATCCAGGAGTTTGCTGGCTGCAAGAAGATCTTTGGGAGCCTGGCATTTTTGCCGGAGAGCTTTGATGG GAACCCCTCCTCTGGCATTGCCCCACTGAAGCCGGAGCATCTCCAAGTGTTCGAAACCCTGGAGGAGATCACAG GTTACCTATACATTTCAGCGTGGCCAGAGAGCCTCCAAGACCTCAGTGTCTTCCAGAACCTTCGGGTCATTCGGGGACGGATTCTCCATGA TGGTGCTTACTCACTGACGCTGCAAGGCCTGGGGATTCACTCGCTGGGGCTGCGTTCACTGCGGGAGCTGGGCAGTGGATTGGCTCTCATTCACCGCAACACCCATCTTTGCTTTGTACACACTGTACCTTGGGACCAGCTCTTCCGGAACCCTCACCAGGCCCTGCTCCACAGCGGGAACCGGCCGGAAGAGGCGTGTG GTCTTGAGGGCTTGGTCTGTAACTCACTGTGTGCCCATGGGTACTGCTGGGGGCCAGGGCCCACCCAGTGTGTCAACTGCAGTCAGTTCCTCCGGGGCCAGGAGTGTGTGGAGGAGTGCCGAGTATGGAAGGG GCTCCCCAGGGAGTATGTGAGTGGCAAGCACTGTCTGCCATGCCACCCCGAGTGTCAGCCTCAGAACAGTTCCGAGACCTGCTTTGGATCG GAGGCTGACCAGTGTGCAGCTTGTGCCCACTACAAGGACTCATCCTTCTGTGTGGCTCGCTGCCCCAGTGGTGTGAAACCAGACCTCTCCTACATGCCCATCTGGAAGTACCCGGATGAGGAGGGCATATGTCAGCCATGCCCCATCAACTGCACCCACTC ctGTGTGGACCTGGACGAACGAGGCTGCCCGGCAGAGCAGAGAGCCAG CCCGGTGACATTCATCATTGCAACTGTGGTGGGCGTCCTGTTGTTCCTGATCATCGTGGTAGTCATTGGAATCCTAATCAAGCGAAGGCGACAGAAGATCCGGAAGTATACCATGCGTAGGCTGCTGCAGGAGACTGAG CTGGTGGAGCCGCTGACGCCCAGCGGAGCGGTGCCCAACCAGGCTCAGATGCGGATCCTAAAGGAGACGGAGCTAAGGAAGCTGAAGGTGCTTGGATCAGGAGCCTTCGGCACTGTCTACAAG GGCATCTGGATCCCAGATGGGGAGAACGTGAAAATCCCCGTGGCCATCAAGGTGTTGAGGGAAAACACATCTCCTAAAGCTAACAAAGAAATCCTAGAT GAAGCCTATGTCATGGCTGGTGTGGGTTCTCCGTATGTGTCCCGTCTCCTGGGCATCTGCCTGACATCCACAGTGCAGCTGGTGACACAGCTTATGCCCTATGGCTGCCTTCTGGACCATGTCCGAGAACATCGAGGTCGCCTAGGCTCCCAGGACCTGCTCAACTGGTGTGTTCAGATTGCCAAG GGGATGAGCTACCTGGAGGACGTTCGGCTTGTTCACAGGGACCTAGCTGCCCGGAACGTGCTAGTCAAGAGTCCCAACCACGTCAAGATTACTGACTTCGGGCTGGCCCGGCTGCTCGACATTGATGAGACTGAATACCATGCAGATGGGGGCAAg GTGCCCATCAAGTGGATGGCATTGGAATCTATTCTCAGACGCCGGTTCACCCATCAGAGTGATGTGTGGAGCTATG GTGTGACTGTGTGGGAGCTGATGACTTTTGGGGCCAAACCTTACGATGGGATCCCAGCCCGGGAGATCCCCGATTTGCTGGAGAAGGGAGAAcgcctacctcagcctccagtCTGCACCATCGATGTCTACATGATCATGGTCAAAT GTTGGATGATTGATTCCGAATGTCGCCCGAGATTCCGGGAGTTAGTATCAGAGTTCTCCCGTATGGCGAGGGACCCCCAGCGCTTTGTGGTCATCCAG aACGAGGACTTGGGCCCTTCCAGCCCCATGGACAGCACTTTCTACCGTTCACTGCTGGAGGATGATGACATGGGGGAGCTGGTCGATGCTGAAGAGTACCTGGTACCCCAGCAGGGATTCTTCTCCCCAGACCCTGCCCCAGGTACCGGGAGCACAGCCCACCGCAGACACCGCAGCTCGTCGGCCAGG AGTGGCGGTGGTGAGCTGACGCTGGGCCTGGAGCCCTCGGAAGAAGAGCCCCCCAGATCTCCACTGGCTCCCTCCGAAGGGGCTGGCTCCGATGTGTTTGATGGTGACCTGGCAGTGGGGGTAACCAAAGGACTGCAGAGCCTCTCTCCACATGACCTCAGCCCTCTACAGCGGTACAGTGAGGATCCCACATTACCTCTGCCCCCCGAGACTGATGGCTACGTTGCTCCCCTGGCCTGCAGCCCCCAGCCCG aGTATGTGAACCAGCCAGAGGTtcggcctcagcctcccatgacCCCAGagggtcctcctcctcctgtccgaCCTGCCGGTGCTACTCTAGAAAGACCCAAGACTCTCTCTCCTGGGAAGAATGGGGTTGTCAAAGACGTTTTTGCCTTTGGGGGTGCTGTGGAGAACCCTGAATACTTAGCACCCAGAGAAGGCACTGCCTCTCAGCCCCGCCCTTCTCCTGCCTTCAGCCCAGCCTTTGACAATCTCTATTACTGGGACCAGAACTCATCGGAGCAGGGGCCTCCACCAAGTACCTTTGAAGGGACCCCCACTGCAGAGAACCCCGAGTACCTAGGCCTGGATGTGCCAGTATGA
- the Erbb2 gene encoding receptor tyrosine-protein kinase erbB-2 isoform X1 has protein sequence MKLRFPASPETHLDMLRHLYQGCQVVQGNLELTYLPANASLSFLQDIQEVQGYMLIAHNRVRHIPLQRLRIVRGTQLFEDKYALAVLDNRDPLDNVTAAPGRTPEGLRELRLRSLTEILKGGVLIRGNPQLCYQDMVLWKDVLRKNNQLAPVDVDTNRSRACPPCAPTCKDNHCWGESPEDCQILTGTICTSGCARCKGRLPTDCCHEQCAAGCTGPKHSDCLACLHFNHSGICELHCPALITYNTDTFESMLNPEGRYTFGASCVTTCPYNYLSTEVGSCTLVCPPNNQEVTAEDGTQRCEKCSKPCAEVCYGLGMEHLRGARAITSDNIQEFAGCKKIFGSLAFLPESFDGNPSSGIAPLKPEHLQVFETLEEITGYLYISAWPESLQDLSVFQNLRVIRGRILHDGAYSLTLQGLGIHSLGLRSLRELGSGLALIHRNTHLCFVHTVPWDQLFRNPHQALLHSGNRPEEACGLEGLVCNSLCAHGYCWGPGPTQCVNCSQFLRGQECVEECRVWKGLPREYVSGKHCLPCHPECQPQNSSETCFGSEADQCAACAHYKDSSFCVARCPSGVKPDLSYMPIWKYPDEEGICQPCPINCTHSCVDLDERGCPAEQRASPVTFIIATVVGVLLFLIIVVVIGILIKRRRQKIRKYTMRRLLQETELVEPLTPSGAVPNQAQMRILKETELRKLKVLGSGAFGTVYKGIWIPDGENVKIPVAIKVLRENTSPKANKEILDEAYVMAGVGSPYVSRLLGICLTSTVQLVTQLMPYGCLLDHVREHRGRLGSQDLLNWCVQIAKGMSYLEDVRLVHRDLAARNVLVKSPNHVKITDFGLARLLDIDETEYHADGGKVPIKWMALESILRRRFTHQSDVWSYGVTVWELMTFGAKPYDGIPAREIPDLLEKGERLPQPPVCTIDVYMIMVKCWMIDSECRPRFRELVSEFSRMARDPQRFVVIQNEDLGPSSPMDSTFYRSLLEDDDMGELVDAEEYLVPQQGFFSPDPAPGTGSTAHRRHRSSSARSGGGELTLGLEPSEEEPPRSPLAPSEGAGSDVFDGDLAVGVTKGLQSLSPHDLSPLQRYSEDPTLPLPPETDGYVAPLACSPQPEYVNQPEVRPQPPMTPEGPPPPVRPAGATLERPKTLSPGKNGVVKDVFAFGGAVENPEYLAPREGTASQPRPSPAFSPAFDNLYYWDQNSSEQGPPPSTFEGTPTAENPEYLGLDVPV, from the exons ATGAAGTTGCGGTTCCCTGCCAGTCCTGAGACCCACCTGGACATGCTCCGCCACCTCTACCAGGGCTGTCAGGTGGTGCAGGGCAACTTGGAACTTACGTACCTGCCCGCCAATGCCAGCCTCTCGTTCCTGCAG GacatccaggaagtccagggATACATGCTCATCGCTCACAACCGAGTGAGGCACATCCCACTGCAGAGGCTGCGCATCGTGAGAGGGACTCAGCTCTTCGAGGACAAGTACGCCCTAGCTGTGCTAGACAACCGAGATCCTTTGGACAACGTCACCGCCGCCCCAGGCAGAACCCCAGAAGGGCTGCGGGAGCTGCGGCTGCGAAGTCTCACAG AGATCCTGAAGGGAGGAGTTTTGATCCGTGGGAACCCGCAGCTCTGCTACCAGGACATGGTTTTGTGGAAGGATGTCCTCCGCAAGAATAACCAGCTGGCTCCTGTCGACGTAGACACCAATCGTTCCCGGGCCT GTCCACCTTGCGCCCCAACTTGCAAAGACAATCACTGTTGGGGTGAGAGCCCTGAAGACTGTCAGATCT TGACTGGCACCATCTGTACCAGTGGCTGTGCCCGGTGCAAGGGCCGGCTGCCCACTGACTGTTGCCACGAGCAGTGTGCTGCAGGCTGCACGGGCCCCAAGCATTCTGACTGCCTG GCCTGCCTCCACTTCAATCATAGTGGTATCTGTGAGCTGCACTGCCCGGCCCTCATCACCTACAACACAGACACCTTCGAGTCCATGCTCAACCCTGAGGGCCGCTACACCTTTGGTGCCAGCTGTGTGACCACCTGCCCCT ACAACTACCTCTCCACGGAAGTGGGATCCTGCACTCTGGTCTGTCCCCCGAACAACCAAGAGGTCACAGCTGAGGACGGGACACAGCGGTGTGAGAAATGCAGCAAGCCCTGTGCTGAAG TGTGCTATGGTTTGGGCATGGAGCACCTCCGAGGGGCCAGGGCCATCACCAGTGACAATATCCAGGAGTTTGCTGGCTGCAAGAAGATCTTTGGGAGCCTGGCATTTTTGCCGGAGAGCTTTGATGG GAACCCCTCCTCTGGCATTGCCCCACTGAAGCCGGAGCATCTCCAAGTGTTCGAAACCCTGGAGGAGATCACAG GTTACCTATACATTTCAGCGTGGCCAGAGAGCCTCCAAGACCTCAGTGTCTTCCAGAACCTTCGGGTCATTCGGGGACGGATTCTCCATGA TGGTGCTTACTCACTGACGCTGCAAGGCCTGGGGATTCACTCGCTGGGGCTGCGTTCACTGCGGGAGCTGGGCAGTGGATTGGCTCTCATTCACCGCAACACCCATCTTTGCTTTGTACACACTGTACCTTGGGACCAGCTCTTCCGGAACCCTCACCAGGCCCTGCTCCACAGCGGGAACCGGCCGGAAGAGGCGTGTG GTCTTGAGGGCTTGGTCTGTAACTCACTGTGTGCCCATGGGTACTGCTGGGGGCCAGGGCCCACCCAGTGTGTCAACTGCAGTCAGTTCCTCCGGGGCCAGGAGTGTGTGGAGGAGTGCCGAGTATGGAAGGG GCTCCCCAGGGAGTATGTGAGTGGCAAGCACTGTCTGCCATGCCACCCCGAGTGTCAGCCTCAGAACAGTTCCGAGACCTGCTTTGGATCG GAGGCTGACCAGTGTGCAGCTTGTGCCCACTACAAGGACTCATCCTTCTGTGTGGCTCGCTGCCCCAGTGGTGTGAAACCAGACCTCTCCTACATGCCCATCTGGAAGTACCCGGATGAGGAGGGCATATGTCAGCCATGCCCCATCAACTGCACCCACTC ctGTGTGGACCTGGACGAACGAGGCTGCCCGGCAGAGCAGAGAGCCAG CCCGGTGACATTCATCATTGCAACTGTGGTGGGCGTCCTGTTGTTCCTGATCATCGTGGTAGTCATTGGAATCCTAATCAAGCGAAGGCGACAGAAGATCCGGAAGTATACCATGCGTAGGCTGCTGCAGGAGACTGAG CTGGTGGAGCCGCTGACGCCCAGCGGAGCGGTGCCCAACCAGGCTCAGATGCGGATCCTAAAGGAGACGGAGCTAAGGAAGCTGAAGGTGCTTGGATCAGGAGCCTTCGGCACTGTCTACAAG GGCATCTGGATCCCAGATGGGGAGAACGTGAAAATCCCCGTGGCCATCAAGGTGTTGAGGGAAAACACATCTCCTAAAGCTAACAAAGAAATCCTAGAT GAAGCCTATGTCATGGCTGGTGTGGGTTCTCCGTATGTGTCCCGTCTCCTGGGCATCTGCCTGACATCCACAGTGCAGCTGGTGACACAGCTTATGCCCTATGGCTGCCTTCTGGACCATGTCCGAGAACATCGAGGTCGCCTAGGCTCCCAGGACCTGCTCAACTGGTGTGTTCAGATTGCCAAG GGGATGAGCTACCTGGAGGACGTTCGGCTTGTTCACAGGGACCTAGCTGCCCGGAACGTGCTAGTCAAGAGTCCCAACCACGTCAAGATTACTGACTTCGGGCTGGCCCGGCTGCTCGACATTGATGAGACTGAATACCATGCAGATGGGGGCAAg GTGCCCATCAAGTGGATGGCATTGGAATCTATTCTCAGACGCCGGTTCACCCATCAGAGTGATGTGTGGAGCTATG GTGTGACTGTGTGGGAGCTGATGACTTTTGGGGCCAAACCTTACGATGGGATCCCAGCCCGGGAGATCCCCGATTTGCTGGAGAAGGGAGAAcgcctacctcagcctccagtCTGCACCATCGATGTCTACATGATCATGGTCAAAT GTTGGATGATTGATTCCGAATGTCGCCCGAGATTCCGGGAGTTAGTATCAGAGTTCTCCCGTATGGCGAGGGACCCCCAGCGCTTTGTGGTCATCCAG aACGAGGACTTGGGCCCTTCCAGCCCCATGGACAGCACTTTCTACCGTTCACTGCTGGAGGATGATGACATGGGGGAGCTGGTCGATGCTGAAGAGTACCTGGTACCCCAGCAGGGATTCTTCTCCCCAGACCCTGCCCCAGGTACCGGGAGCACAGCCCACCGCAGACACCGCAGCTCGTCGGCCAGG AGTGGCGGTGGTGAGCTGACGCTGGGCCTGGAGCCCTCGGAAGAAGAGCCCCCCAGATCTCCACTGGCTCCCTCCGAAGGGGCTGGCTCCGATGTGTTTGATGGTGACCTGGCAGTGGGGGTAACCAAAGGACTGCAGAGCCTCTCTCCACATGACCTCAGCCCTCTACAGCGGTACAGTGAGGATCCCACATTACCTCTGCCCCCCGAGACTGATGGCTACGTTGCTCCCCTGGCCTGCAGCCCCCAGCCCG aGTATGTGAACCAGCCAGAGGTtcggcctcagcctcccatgacCCCAGagggtcctcctcctcctgtccgaCCTGCCGGTGCTACTCTAGAAAGACCCAAGACTCTCTCTCCTGGGAAGAATGGGGTTGTCAAAGACGTTTTTGCCTTTGGGGGTGCTGTGGAGAACCCTGAATACTTAGCACCCAGAGAAGGCACTGCCTCTCAGCCCCGCCCTTCTCCTGCCTTCAGCCCAGCCTTTGACAATCTCTATTACTGGGACCAGAACTCATCGGAGCAGGGGCCTCCACCAAGTACCTTTGAAGGGACCCCCACTGCAGAGAACCCCGAGTACCTAGGCCTGGATGTGCCAGTATGA
- the Mien1 gene encoding migration and invasion enhancer 1, producing the protein MSGEPGPVSVVPPPGEVEAGSGVHIVVEYCKPCGFEATYLELASAVKEEYPGIEIESRLGGTGAFEIEINGQLVFSKLENGGFPYEKDLMEAIRRASNGEPVEKITNSRPPCVIL; encoded by the exons ATGAGTGGGGAGCCGGGGCCGGTGTCCGTAGTGCCCCCTCCcggggaggtggaagcaggcagTGGAGTTCACATCGTGGTGGAGTACTG TAAACCCTGCGGCTTTGAGGCGACCTACCTGGAGCTGGCGAGCGCTGTGAAGGAGGAGTATCCGGGCATCGAGATTGAGTCGCGACTCGGGGGGACAG GGGCCTTCGAGATTGAGATCAATGGACAGCTGGTATTCTCCAAGCTGGAGAATGGGGGTTTTCCTTATGAGAAAGAC CTCATGGAAGCCATCCGAAGGGCCAGCAATGGAGAACCCGTAGAAAAGATCACCAATAGCCGGCCTCCCTGTGTCATCCTGTGA